The region TCACTGAGTATCAGATGCGTGCCATCGTGAGTGATGCCCCAACCTTGCCCGCGATAACGGAAGCGATCGACGGGTTGGAGTGTTTTCGCGTCGTAAACGAAACAGATACCGCTTTTCCACGTGAGTTGGTAGATGCGGTCACCCATCACTGTGATGCCTTCTCCGAAGACACGCGGCGATAGAGGTTGCTGACGAAGAACCCGGCCGGATTTCAGATCGACTTCGCGGAGCGATGATTGACCGTATTGCCCGGTGCCTTCGAGGAGAACACCGTCCGTGATGACCAAGCCTTGCGTAAAGGCGTTGGCATCGTGCGGAAACTCATTGACGATGCGATATCCCACGACCGGTGCGGTTCCACTACCAAGACCCATCGCCCAGGCCGTGAAGATTCCGCCACCGACAAGCAGAAGCGAAGCGGCGAGGATGATCCAACGTCGCTTGGTGGTTGTGCCAATGTTGGCAACGTCATCGGGTGTGGGCGAAGCCGACGATTCCGAGGCAGTGATTGCATTTTCCATGAGCGTTCCGGCCATTCCGTGCGGGTCACGCGATTGGTGATTCGTTCCTTCGATGATACGCTTACGGATATCCGGGGATCAATGGCGGTTCGGTTGGCGATGACGCAAAGAAAAACCGCCGATTCTGGTCGGCGGTCTGAGTGAACGATGGAAATCGAAACCGGATTATTGAATCAATTGCTTTTCGCGTTCATACTCGATTTGGTATTTCTTCATTTTCTTATAGAGCGTCGTGCGGTTGATCCCGAGGGTACGGGCGGTGTTTTGACGGTTCCAACCGTTCGCTTCCAGAGCTTCCACGATGAGCTGGCGTTCCGGTTCGGCCATCGCTCGTTTGAGACTGCTGCCATTGGTGGGCAACTCGAAGTTCTGCTCGATGGTGCGATGACCGCGGATGGATTCCGGCAGATCGTTCATCGTGATTTCATCGGACTTGGACAGCACAACCGCCCGTTCGACGACATTGACCAACTCTCGCACGTTGCCGGGCCAATCGTACTGTTGCATGAGACGAATGGCCGCCGGGTCGAAACCTGAGACGTGCTTGCCGTTCTGCTCATTGAACTGGTTGAGGTAGAAATCCGCGAGCAGGGGAATGTCGCCAATTCGCTCCCGCAGTGGCGGTTGCACCATCGAGATCACGTTGATGCGGTAATAGAGGTCTTCGCGGAACTGGCCGGCTTTGACCATTTCTTCCAAGTCGCCGTTGGTGGCGAGAATCAATCGCACGTCGACTTTGTGCGTTTTGTTGCCACCGACCGGTTCAAACTCTTTGTCTTGCAGCACTCGCAAGAGTTTGACTTGCAAGCTGGGTGGGGCGGTTGCGATTTCGTCGAGGAACAAAGTGCCGCCGTTGGCCGCGAGGAATTTCCCTTCTTTATCCTGCGTGGCTCCCGTGAACGAACCCTGCACGTGACCGAACAACTCGCTTTCGAGCAGGTTCTCCGGCAACGCTCCACAGGCGACTTCCACGAAGGGTTGATCGCGGCGGTCGGATTGCTGGTGAATCGCTCGGGCGGTCATGGTTTTGCCGGTGCCGCTCTCGCCGAGAATCAGCACGGTGGTTTTCGTGTCGGCCACACTTTCGATGAGGTCGAACATCTTGAGCATTTTATAATCGTGCCCGACGATGTTCTTCATGCCGAACCGCTGATCGAGTTGGGCTTTGAGCGATTTGTTTTCTTCGACGATGCGACGTTGACCGATCGCCCGTTGGATGGCGAGTTGGAGTTCTTCGTCGATCACGGGTTTTGTGAGGTAATCGAAGGCCCCGAGCCGAATCGCTTCGACGGCACTTTCGATGGTTCCGTAACCGGTCAGCAGAATCACTGCGGTTTGTGGTTGTTCTTTGACGGCCCATTCGAGAAGGTGAAAGCCATCGGCGTCGGGCAGGTTGACATCGCAAATGACGGCTTCGAAACGGAAGTCCCGCATGCGGTTGATGGCGTCTTCGCAGGTGGTTGCGGTTTCGGTGCGATGACCGAGACTCCGCAAATAATCAGCCATTGCTTCGACGATATGACGGTCGTCATCGACGACCAGCAGCGAACCTTGGGCGTGTTTCATGGTGAATCTCTCAAAGGGTGTCGCCTCGCCGTCGGCAATCCGACTGGGCAAGGAAAATCAGGTGGTGTTAATCTTGGTGCATACGACATCCGAGCCAGGCGGCTAAACCGCCGGTGCGTCGTCCATGTTGTCTATCGTGCTGGTTGCTTTTCGAGAGGGTGCACAAACCTAGGCCACAGGTTGCGGTTGGTCAACAATTTTCTCTTTGCGCGCGTTGGGTTTCGCCAACAAGTTGCCGAAACGCACTCGATTCGTGTTGAATTGGAACCACATCCCGATTCGTGTATCGTGAGATGAGTCCTTCATTTAACGGATTGGAATTATGATTACACGCGCTCAAAGTGGTTGGTGGCTGGCTGTTTCCTGCTTGGTCTTCGGATCAACGTTAGCGGCGGGGGAGACACGGAACGTGGTCTTCTTCCTTGTTGACGATCTCGGCTATATGGACATCGGGGCGAACAACCCTGATTCGTTTTACGAGACACCGAACATCGATCGTTTGGCCGCCAGCGGGATGCGGTTCACGAACGGCTACGCTGCGAACCCGGTGTGTAGTCCGACGCGGTACAGCATCATGACCGGGAAATACCCCTCACGAGTTGATGCCACGAATTACTTCTCCGGCAAACGTAGTGCCCGCTTTGAACCGGCTCCGTTGCACGACCAAATGGATCTCGATGAAGTCACAATCGCCGAGACGTTGAAGGAGCACGACTATCACACCTTCTTCGCCGGCAAATGGCATCTCGGACCAACGGAAAAGTATTGGCCGACGAAGCAGGGGTTCGATGTCAACAAGGGCGGTTTCTCACGCGGCGGTCCCTACGGACCCGGCAAATACTTCGTGCCGTATGGTAACCCGCGACTCGAAGACGGACCGAAAGGCGAACACCTGCCGGATCGGTTGGCCAGCGAGACGGCGGCATTCATCCGCGAACATAAAGACGAACCATTCCTGACGTACTTGGCCTTTTATTCGGTGCACACACCGCTCATTGGTCGCCCGGATTTGGTCGAAAAGTACAAGAAGAAAGCCGAGCGTTTAGGACTAACCGACAAAGAAGCCTTCGGTCCCGAAGAACAAGTTTGGCCGACGAAAAAGCCACGCCGAGTCCGCACGTTGCAGGCTCATGCGGTCTACGCGGCGATGGTCGAAGCGATGGATGCGGCTGTCGGGAAGGTGTTGAAAGAACTCGACGAGCAAGGTTTGACGGATTCAACCGCGATCTGTTTCATGTCCGACAACGGCGGCTTAAGCACGTCAGAAGGTTCGCCGACTTCGAATCTCCCGCTGCGTGGCGGGAAGGGTTGGATTTATGAAGGCGGTATCCGTGAACCGTACATCATCCGTTGGCCCGGTGTCGCGAAACCGGGCAGCGTGTGTGACGAGCCGGTCACCAGCACCGACTTCTATCCCACGATTCTGGACATGCTCGGTCTACCGCTCCAACCAAAACGCCATCTGGATGGCGTGAGTTTGGTGCCGTTGCTCAAAGGAAAAGAGCATCTCGATCGCGAGGCGTTGTTCTGGCATTATCCGCACTACCCCAATCAAGGCGGCTTCCCCGCTGGTGCAATTCGCATGGGCGATTGGAAACTCATCGAACGCTACGAAGACGGACGACTCCACCTCTATAACTTGGCTAAAGATATCGGTGAACAAAACGATGTCGCCGACGAATACCCCGACCGCGTGAGCGATATGCGGCAACGGTTACACAAGTGGTATTCCGAAGTCGATGCGAAGTTCCTTCGAGCCAAGAAGAACGGCCCGGAACCTTGGGCACCGAAACTAAACTGAGTTTGGGATTCGCAATACAGTGTGCCACGGCTCACAGGGCCGTGGCACACTGTATTGTTTCGTTTTGACAGATCGTCAGCAGCACCATTTGCGGATGGCGTAGGAGAACGCGTTGGCTCCGCGTTTGAGCTGGTCCAGGGCGATCCATTCGTCACGGGTATGGGCCTGGGCAATGTCCCCCGGCCCCCAGACGACCAAGTTATCCAGTTTCTCCCCAAGAACAGAACCATCGGTTCCGTAAGAGACCGTGCTTGATCGTTCGCAGTCGGCCAAGTCGCAGAGTTCTTTCACGAATTCGGAATCCGGAGAGGTATAGAACGCCGAACCGTCCACGCGGACTTCGAATTCCAAACCGTTTTCCTCCGCGACCGCACGGGCACGGTTCAACCACACGCTGGAGTCTTGGC is a window of Thalassoroseus pseudoceratinae DNA encoding:
- a CDS encoding glutaminyl-peptide cyclotransferase, producing the protein MENAITASESSASPTPDDVANIGTTTKRRWIILAASLLLVGGGIFTAWAMGLGSGTAPVVGYRIVNEFPHDANAFTQGLVITDGVLLEGTGQYGQSSLREVDLKSGRVLRQQPLSPRVFGEGITVMGDRIYQLTWKSGICFVYDAKTLQPVDRFRYRGQGWGITHDGTHLILSDGGYNLEFIDPKTFKTIRRIRVIDGRRRIDNLNELEYINGEIWANIWHSDYIARIDPKTGTVNSWVNLTGLHPRRPHREAVLNGIAWDEQSKRLFVTGKNWGKLFEVVTVSTR
- a CDS encoding sigma-54-dependent transcriptional regulator, whose amino-acid sequence is MKHAQGSLLVVDDDRHIVEAMADYLRSLGHRTETATTCEDAINRMRDFRFEAVICDVNLPDADGFHLLEWAVKEQPQTAVILLTGYGTIESAVEAIRLGAFDYLTKPVIDEELQLAIQRAIGQRRIVEENKSLKAQLDQRFGMKNIVGHDYKMLKMFDLIESVADTKTTVLILGESGTGKTMTARAIHQQSDRRDQPFVEVACGALPENLLESELFGHVQGSFTGATQDKEGKFLAANGGTLFLDEIATAPPSLQVKLLRVLQDKEFEPVGGNKTHKVDVRLILATNGDLEEMVKAGQFREDLYYRINVISMVQPPLRERIGDIPLLADFYLNQFNEQNGKHVSGFDPAAIRLMQQYDWPGNVRELVNVVERAVVLSKSDEITMNDLPESIRGHRTIEQNFELPTNGSSLKRAMAEPERQLIVEALEANGWNRQNTARTLGINRTTLYKKMKKYQIEYEREKQLIQ
- a CDS encoding sulfatase, whose product is MITRAQSGWWLAVSCLVFGSTLAAGETRNVVFFLVDDLGYMDIGANNPDSFYETPNIDRLAASGMRFTNGYAANPVCSPTRYSIMTGKYPSRVDATNYFSGKRSARFEPAPLHDQMDLDEVTIAETLKEHDYHTFFAGKWHLGPTEKYWPTKQGFDVNKGGFSRGGPYGPGKYFVPYGNPRLEDGPKGEHLPDRLASETAAFIREHKDEPFLTYLAFYSVHTPLIGRPDLVEKYKKKAERLGLTDKEAFGPEEQVWPTKKPRRVRTLQAHAVYAAMVEAMDAAVGKVLKELDEQGLTDSTAICFMSDNGGLSTSEGSPTSNLPLRGGKGWIYEGGIREPYIIRWPGVAKPGSVCDEPVTSTDFYPTILDMLGLPLQPKRHLDGVSLVPLLKGKEHLDREALFWHYPHYPNQGGFPAGAIRMGDWKLIERYEDGRLHLYNLAKDIGEQNDVADEYPDRVSDMRQRLHKWYSEVDAKFLRAKKNGPEPWAPKLN